Proteins encoded within one genomic window of Nordella sp. HKS 07:
- a CDS encoding ZIP family metal transporter, producing the protein MSVDETPQSSVAPSYARLSWLLVPLALLIGALWWLVSSDLLGNFGNGAPPVENLTVERTILDQNGIRLLVRGGGSEPMTIAQVQVDSAYWRFTQDPPGPLERGSVAWISVPFPWVLGEAHSVTFVTNTGATFGHDIPVAVETPQASSLNFVSQGLLGAFVGIVPVVIGLAFFPALRGAGPALMKFLLAMTVGLLVFLLIDTLEDALEFAGRSASIFQGPMMVILAAGASFAFLLSLSRRQGAPSGLALATYIAIGIGLHNLGEGLAIGAAFAAGAAGLGTFLVMGFTLHNITEGIGIAAPLLKIKPSLKHFALLALIAGGPAVIGMWAGSLAYAPHWSALALAIGAGAIAQVVVEISALLARGSKDLSSGLMTKPVLTGTATGLAIMYVTAMLVKI; encoded by the coding sequence ATGAGCGTCGACGAAACCCCGCAATCCTCCGTCGCGCCGTCCTATGCCAGGCTTTCCTGGCTTCTCGTGCCCCTTGCTTTGCTGATCGGCGCGCTGTGGTGGCTCGTCTCCAGTGATCTGCTCGGCAATTTCGGCAATGGCGCGCCGCCGGTCGAGAATCTCACCGTCGAGCGCACGATACTCGACCAGAATGGCATCCGGCTCCTGGTGAGGGGCGGTGGTTCGGAACCGATGACCATCGCGCAGGTACAGGTCGATTCCGCCTATTGGCGCTTCACCCAGGATCCGCCCGGACCCCTGGAACGCGGCAGCGTCGCCTGGATCTCCGTTCCCTTTCCCTGGGTGCTTGGTGAAGCCCATAGCGTGACCTTCGTCACCAATACCGGCGCTACCTTCGGGCACGACATTCCGGTGGCGGTCGAAACACCACAGGCCAGCTCGCTTAATTTCGTGTCACAGGGGCTGTTGGGCGCCTTTGTCGGTATCGTGCCGGTCGTGATCGGGCTGGCTTTCTTCCCGGCCTTGCGCGGCGCCGGCCCGGCGCTCATGAAGTTCCTGCTGGCAATGACCGTCGGTCTGCTGGTTTTCCTTCTGATCGACACGCTGGAGGATGCGCTTGAATTCGCCGGACGCTCGGCGAGCATCTTCCAGGGACCGATGATGGTGATCCTGGCCGCCGGTGCGAGCTTCGCCTTCCTGCTCAGCCTGTCGCGCCGGCAGGGCGCGCCAAGCGGCCTGGCACTTGCCACCTACATCGCCATCGGCATCGGTCTCCACAATCTCGGGGAAGGGCTTGCCATTGGCGCCGCCTTTGCCGCCGGCGCCGCCGGTCTCGGCACATTCCTGGTCATGGGTTTCACGCTCCACAACATCACCGAAGGCATCGGTATCGCGGCCCCGCTTCTCAAGATCAAACCGTCATTGAAGCATTTCGCGCTGCTGGCGCTGATCGCCGGAGGGCCCGCCGTCATCGGCATGTGGGCCGGGAGTCTCGCCTATGCGCCACATTGGTCGGCGCTGGCGCTGGCCATCGGCGCGGGCGCCATCGCGCAGGTCGTCGTCGAGATCAGCGCGCTGCTGGCCCGCGGCTCGAAAGACCTGTCCAGCGGGCTGATGACGAAGCCGGTGCTGACCGGAACCGCGACCGGCTTGGCGATCATGTATGTGACCGCCATGCTTGTGAAGATATGA
- a CDS encoding multicopper oxidase domain-containing protein: MSGWPVDLKRRGLMGAGLLAASSALVGAKGALGQGDQVSGHQGHNSAAADTSAHVNAHGEMITVGDVDSANNGFDPTAMLTEWDTGEVSYLPDGRKLRTFQVTAEDKEIEIAPGVKFPAWTFNGRVPGPALRVTEGERVRIVFKNFGSHPHSMHFHGFHAARMDGIPGAGLVAPGEEFTYEFDARPYGCHLYHCHALPLARHIHKGMYGLFVIDPDPARHPEMAEAAKSRLLGTPENARWQEMAMVMNAFDTNFDGENEFYACNTIAHCYAKKPIKVVRSRPVRIYLVNVTEFDPINSFHLHGNFFDYYDQGTTLTPTLKTVDIIMQCQAQRGILEFTFAEQSDHEPGLYMFHAHQSEFTELGWMGMFDVVEALS; encoded by the coding sequence ATGTCGGGCTGGCCGGTCGATCTCAAGAGACGCGGTTTGATGGGGGCGGGACTATTAGCGGCGAGCAGTGCCCTGGTCGGTGCCAAAGGTGCGCTCGGGCAAGGCGATCAGGTGTCAGGGCATCAAGGGCACAATTCCGCCGCCGCGGATACCAGCGCGCACGTGAACGCCCATGGCGAGATGATCACCGTTGGCGATGTCGACAGCGCGAACAACGGCTTCGACCCCACAGCGATGCTGACCGAGTGGGATACGGGCGAGGTGTCGTACCTGCCCGACGGGCGCAAGCTGCGCACCTTCCAGGTGACCGCGGAAGACAAGGAGATCGAGATCGCTCCTGGCGTCAAATTCCCGGCCTGGACATTCAATGGACGTGTTCCCGGTCCCGCTTTGCGCGTCACCGAGGGAGAAAGGGTGCGCATCGTCTTCAAGAATTTCGGGTCGCATCCTCATTCGATGCATTTCCATGGATTTCACGCTGCCCGCATGGACGGCATTCCGGGCGCCGGTCTCGTCGCGCCTGGCGAGGAGTTCACTTACGAATTCGATGCGAGACCCTATGGCTGTCATCTTTATCACTGCCACGCGCTGCCCTTGGCGCGGCATATCCACAAAGGCATGTATGGCCTGTTCGTGATCGATCCCGATCCGGCGCGTCATCCCGAGATGGCCGAAGCCGCCAAGTCGCGTCTTCTCGGCACGCCGGAGAACGCAAGATGGCAGGAGATGGCCATGGTCATGAACGCCTTCGACACGAATTTCGACGGCGAGAATGAGTTCTACGCCTGCAACACGATTGCCCATTGCTATGCCAAGAAGCCGATCAAGGTGGTGCGCAGCCGGCCGGTCCGCATCTATCTGGTGAATGTGACGGAGTTCGATCCGATCAACTCCTTCCACCTGCACGGCAACTTCTTCGACTATTACGACCAGGGCACGACGCTCACGCCGACGCTCAAGACGGTCGACATCATCATGCAATGTCAGGCGCAGCGCGGCATCCTGGAATTCACCTTTGCCGAGCAGAGCGATCATGAGCCGGGGCTCTATATGTTCCACGCTCATCAGTCGGAATTCACCGAGCTTGGCTGGATGGGCATGTTCGACGTGGTGGAGGCCCTGTCATGA
- the mntR gene encoding manganese-binding transcriptional regulator MntR produces MKEASNSPADETSGADARAEGFRQTRHNRRSELAEDYVELIAELIASRGEARQVEIAQRLGVAQPTVAKMLKRLAAEGLILQQPYRGIFLTEEGKSLAEMSRERHQVVESFLLALGISAETAQVDSEGIEHHVSQETLDAFREFLRKNS; encoded by the coding sequence TTGAAAGAGGCCTCAAACAGTCCGGCGGATGAAACCTCCGGCGCCGATGCGCGCGCCGAAGGTTTCCGTCAGACCCGCCACAATCGGCGAAGCGAACTTGCTGAGGACTATGTCGAGCTGATCGCCGAGCTGATCGCGAGCCGCGGCGAGGCCCGGCAAGTCGAGATCGCGCAGCGCCTCGGGGTAGCGCAACCGACAGTCGCCAAGATGCTCAAGCGCCTCGCTGCGGAAGGTCTGATCCTCCAGCAGCCCTATCGCGGCATTTTCCTGACCGAGGAGGGCAAAAGTCTTGCCGAGATGAGCCGTGAGCGGCATCAGGTGGTGGAGAGTTTCCTGCTGGCTTTGGGTATCAGCGCGGAGACGGCGCAGGTCGATTCCGAAGGTATCGAACATCATGTAAGCCAGGAAACCCTCGACGCCTTCAGGGAGTTCCTGCGCAAGAATTCATAG
- a CDS encoding NAD(P)/FAD-dependent oxidoreductase, with the protein MSDSPDASSRRPQVVILGAGFGGLTAAKTLRHAPVDVTLLDRHNYHLFQPLLYQVATAGLSPAQIASPIRRIVSRQKNVAVLMDKVVDIDRSRNEVVTATRRVPFDYLIVATGARHAYFGNDQWEEFAPGLKKIDDATEIRRRILLAFEQAEATEDETERRHLLTFVVVGGGPTGVEMAGSIAELAHRTVRRDFRRIDSTQSRIILIEAGSRILASFPERLSRSATKQLARLGVTTMTGAAVTGCDQNGVSLKDGSRIASATIVWAAGVVASPAARWLKAECDRAGRVLVDAKLHPPGADNIFVIGDTAAVTDAKGVVVPGIAPAAKQMGRYAALAIMAKLDHRAADPFAYRNYGNLATIGRKSAVADFGGFGLSGFVAWVIWCFAHIWFLIGFRNRAIVFLDWVVAYFSFERGARLITGDENRQSASTSGPERSKS; encoded by the coding sequence TTGAGCGACAGCCCAGACGCATCGTCAAGGCGACCCCAGGTCGTCATCCTCGGCGCCGGGTTTGGCGGGCTGACGGCCGCCAAAACACTCCGTCACGCGCCCGTCGACGTGACTTTGCTCGACCGGCACAATTATCATCTGTTCCAACCGCTGCTCTATCAGGTGGCGACAGCCGGCCTGTCGCCCGCCCAGATCGCATCGCCGATCAGGCGCATCGTCTCGCGGCAGAAGAATGTCGCGGTGCTCATGGACAAGGTGGTCGATATCGATAGGTCGAGGAACGAGGTGGTGACTGCCACGCGCCGCGTTCCGTTCGATTATCTGATCGTCGCCACAGGCGCCCGGCATGCCTATTTCGGCAATGATCAATGGGAGGAATTCGCCCCTGGCCTGAAGAAGATCGATGATGCGACAGAGATCCGCCGCCGGATTCTCCTGGCCTTCGAACAGGCAGAGGCCACGGAAGACGAGACTGAACGCCGTCATCTCTTGACCTTCGTCGTCGTCGGCGGTGGTCCGACCGGGGTCGAAATGGCGGGCTCCATCGCCGAGTTGGCGCACCGCACGGTGAGACGCGATTTTCGCCGCATCGACTCCACTCAGAGCAGGATCATTCTGATCGAAGCGGGTAGCAGGATCCTGGCCTCATTCCCGGAGCGACTGTCGCGCTCGGCGACAAAGCAGCTTGCCCGGCTCGGCGTCACCACCATGACCGGCGCCGCGGTCACGGGGTGCGATCAGAACGGAGTTTCCCTAAAGGACGGCAGCCGGATCGCCTCCGCTACGATTGTCTGGGCGGCGGGCGTCGTGGCGTCACCGGCGGCCAGGTGGCTCAAGGCCGAATGCGATCGCGCCGGCCGGGTCCTTGTCGACGCGAAGCTGCATCCGCCGGGCGCCGACAATATCTTCGTGATCGGCGATACGGCCGCGGTGACCGATGCCAAAGGCGTCGTTGTCCCCGGTATCGCGCCCGCCGCCAAACAGATGGGCCGCTATGCCGCTCTGGCCATCATGGCCAAGCTCGATCACCGCGCGGCCGATCCGTTCGCGTACCGGAATTATGGGAATCTCGCGACCATCGGGCGCAAATCGGCGGTCGCGGATTTCGGCGGCTTCGGACTGTCCGGATTCGTCGCCTGGGTGATCTGGTGCTTTGCCCATATCTGGTTCCTCATCGGCTTCCGTAACCGTGCCATCGTCTTCCTCGACTGGGTCGTGGCCTACTTCTCGTTCGAGCGAGGCGCGCGTCTCATCACCGGGGATGAAAACCGACAATCGGCCTCGACTTCGGGTCCGGAACGATCAAAGTCCTGA
- a CDS encoding MoaD/ThiS family protein has translation MVKVVLWGSLRAAAGGTEAVEVEAGNIRELFSRLETEYPGLEPHIGRGIAVSINGRIFRDSWDERIPENAEVYLLPRIAGG, from the coding sequence ATGGTCAAGGTCGTGCTCTGGGGGTCGCTCAGGGCGGCCGCCGGAGGCACGGAGGCCGTCGAGGTTGAGGCCGGCAATATCCGCGAACTGTTCAGCAGGCTCGAGACCGAATATCCCGGTCTCGAGCCGCATATCGGACGCGGTATCGCGGTATCCATCAACGGACGCATCTTCCGGGATTCGTGGGACGAACGAATTCCGGAGAATGCGGAAGTTTACCTTCTGCCGCGCATCGCCGGAGGATAA
- a CDS encoding xanthine dehydrogenase family protein molybdopterin-binding subunit — MAYDTNYTGQKFKVVGTRPLRPDGIDKVTGRARYGADAFAPGQLVGLVLRSPHAHAKIVKIDTSKAEKLAGVKAVITSADLPDLTNGDSGMYDILVNCMAREKALYDGHAVAAVAAVDANTAKKALKLINVEYKVLPHVTDVDEAVKPTAPVLHAKMFTEGVEPKPTKASNVAKRTEYGHGDVEQGFKQADVIIERTFKTEQTHQGYIEPHACLANVGPDGQGEMWVCTQGHFVYRNTCATLLGIDAAKLRVTASEIGGGFGGKTHVWAEPLALALSRKANRPVKLVMTRDEVFKASGPTSSTSIDVKIGATKDGRITAAQATLRYQGGPFLGMWAELGAMTSYACYDLKNVKTVGYEVVVNRPKVAAYRAPSAPMAAFAVESVIDELAHKIGMDAVEFRIKNAAKEGTKSSYGPTYGPIGIGPTLEAAKNHPHMKAPLKKNQGRGMACGFWFNFGGQTCTSLNVTPDGSVTVSVGTIDVGGSRASMALIAAEELGVPYENVRCIVADTSSLGHNDMSDGSRVTFSSGMNTVIAARNAKKVLIQRAAKMWDIPEDAVTWEDGHAKPAGANAGNFPPLSLKEIAAAAANTGGPIAGHNEFVADGAGVSFATHICDVELDPDTGATKIIRYTVIQDAGKAIHPAYVEGQYQGGAAQGIGWALNEEYIYGKDGRLQNAGYLDYRIPVCSDLPMIDTVILEIPNPNHPYGVRGVGETSIVPPLAAIANAVSNAAGVRMTHIPMSPPRILKALDEQAKAKAA, encoded by the coding sequence ATGGCTTACGACACCAACTATACCGGTCAGAAATTCAAGGTCGTCGGCACCCGCCCGCTGCGTCCCGATGGCATCGACAAGGTGACGGGCCGCGCCCGCTACGGGGCCGATGCATTCGCGCCGGGCCAGCTTGTGGGTCTCGTGCTGCGCTCGCCGCACGCCCATGCCAAGATCGTCAAGATCGATACGTCGAAGGCTGAAAAGCTCGCCGGCGTGAAGGCGGTCATCACCAGCGCCGACCTGCCCGACCTCACCAATGGTGACAGCGGCATGTATGACATCCTGGTTAACTGCATGGCGCGCGAGAAGGCGCTCTATGACGGCCATGCGGTGGCCGCCGTCGCCGCCGTCGATGCGAATACGGCGAAAAAGGCGCTGAAGCTCATCAACGTCGAATACAAGGTCCTTCCGCATGTGACCGACGTCGATGAAGCGGTGAAGCCGACGGCGCCGGTTCTGCATGCCAAGATGTTCACCGAAGGCGTCGAGCCCAAGCCGACAAAGGCATCCAACGTGGCCAAGCGTACGGAATATGGCCATGGCGATGTCGAGCAGGGCTTCAAGCAAGCCGATGTCATCATCGAGCGGACCTTCAAGACCGAGCAGACACATCAGGGCTATATCGAGCCGCATGCCTGTCTCGCCAATGTCGGGCCGGACGGCCAGGGCGAGATGTGGGTCTGCACCCAGGGCCACTTCGTCTATCGCAATACCTGTGCCACGCTTCTCGGCATCGATGCCGCGAAACTGCGCGTGACGGCGTCCGAGATCGGCGGCGGCTTCGGCGGCAAGACCCATGTATGGGCCGAGCCGCTGGCACTCGCTTTGTCGCGCAAGGCCAACCGGCCGGTGAAGTTGGTGATGACCCGCGATGAGGTTTTCAAGGCCTCTGGTCCGACGAGCTCGACATCGATCGACGTCAAGATCGGCGCCACGAAGGACGGCCGGATCACTGCCGCCCAGGCCACCTTGCGTTATCAGGGCGGCCCGTTCCTCGGCATGTGGGCCGAGCTCGGCGCCATGACCTCCTATGCCTGCTACGACCTCAAGAATGTGAAGACGGTCGGCTATGAAGTCGTGGTCAACCGGCCGAAGGTCGCCGCCTATCGCGCGCCCTCCGCGCCGATGGCCGCTTTCGCGGTCGAAAGCGTGATCGATGAGCTCGCGCATAAGATCGGCATGGATGCCGTCGAGTTCCGCATCAAGAACGCAGCCAAGGAAGGCACCAAGTCCTCCTATGGCCCGACCTATGGCCCGATCGGCATCGGCCCGACCCTCGAAGCGGCGAAGAACCATCCGCATATGAAGGCGCCGCTCAAGAAGAACCAGGGACGCGGCATGGCCTGCGGCTTCTGGTTCAATTTCGGCGGCCAGACCTGCACTTCGCTCAACGTCACGCCCGACGGCTCGGTGACGGTATCGGTCGGCACGATCGACGTCGGCGGCTCGCGTGCCTCCATGGCGCTGATCGCGGCGGAAGAGCTGGGCGTGCCTTACGAGAATGTGCGCTGCATCGTCGCCGATACGAGCTCGCTCGGTCACAACGACATGAGCGACGGCAGCCGCGTGACGTTCTCCTCGGGCATGAACACGGTCATCGCCGCGCGCAATGCCAAGAAGGTGCTCATCCAGCGCGCCGCCAAGATGTGGGACATCCCGGAAGACGCGGTCACCTGGGAAGACGGTCATGCGAAGCCCGCCGGCGCAAATGCCGGCAACTTCCCGCCGCTCTCGCTCAAGGAGATCGCGGCAGCCGCCGCCAATACCGGCGGACCGATCGCGGGGCATAATGAGTTCGTCGCCGACGGTGCGGGTGTCAGCTTCGCCACCCATATCTGCGACGTCGAGCTCGATCCCGATACCGGCGCCACCAAGATCATCCGCTACACGGTGATCCAGGACGCCGGCAAGGCGATCCATCCGGCCTATGTCGAGGGCCAGTATCAGGGCGGTGCCGCGCAGGGCATCGGCTGGGCGCTCAACGAGGAGTATATCTACGGCAAGGACGGGCGGCTGCAGAATGCCGGTTATCTCGATTATCGCATCCCGGTCTGTTCGGACCTGCCGATGATCGACACGGTCATTCTGGAGATCCCGAATCCGAACCATCCGTATGGTGTGCGTGGCGTCGGCGAGACATCGATCGTTCCGCCGCTCGCTGCGATCGCCAATGCCGTCTCCAACGCGGCCGGGGTGCGTATGACGCATATTCCGATGTCGCCGCCGCGCATCCTGAAGGCGCTGGACGAGCAGGCGAAAGCGAAGGCAGCCTAG
- a CDS encoding (2Fe-2S)-binding protein gives MAGVHVSTTINGDPAEFVCEANEPLLDVLRNRLGLTGAKEGCGTGDCGACSITLDGELVCSCLVLGAEANGRKIETIEGMADGDKLHPLQRKFIEHAALQCGICTPGFLIAARALLKKNANPTEEEIRFGLAGNLCRCTGYDKIVRAVQDAAREMRGA, from the coding sequence ATGGCTGGCGTTCACGTATCCACAACGATCAACGGCGATCCCGCCGAGTTCGTCTGCGAGGCGAACGAGCCGCTGCTCGATGTCCTGCGCAACCGTCTCGGCCTGACCGGCGCCAAGGAAGGCTGCGGCACCGGCGACTGCGGCGCCTGCAGCATCACGCTCGACGGTGAACTCGTCTGTTCTTGCCTGGTGCTCGGCGCCGAAGCGAACGGCCGCAAGATCGAGACCATCGAAGGCATGGCGGATGGCGACAAGCTGCATCCGCTGCAGCGTAAATTCATCGAGCATGCCGCTCTCCAATGCGGCATCTGCACGCCGGGATTCCTGATCGCGGCGCGCGCTTTGCTCAAGAAGAACGCCAACCCGACCGAAGAAGAAATCCGCTTCGGCCTCGCCGGCAATCTCTGCCGCTGCACCGGCTATGACAAGATCGTGCGCGCCGTACAGGACGCTGCCCGTGAGATGAGAGGAGCCTGA
- a CDS encoding xanthine dehydrogenase family protein subunit M — MRYEAPSSTKAAVTLLSKEKGKSAILAGGTDLLVRMKGGFIEPDLIVDIKHIPQMRQIKKTASGFQVGAAVSGVELGESAVKKAWPGVVEAANLIGSKQVQGRCTMVGNLCNASPAADSVPALIAAGAQAVIVGPKKKRTVPVEKIPTGPGRTSLAKGEIVESLLLPKRPARSGDAYLRFIPRSEMDIAVVSAGVNLVLDAKGVIKEARVALGAVAPTVLLVAPAAKAIIGSKLDDEALDRLAAACSAACSPIDDKRGTIEFRTKVAGVLAKRAAKIAYQRAGGK; from the coding sequence ATGCGATACGAAGCACCCAGCTCGACCAAGGCCGCGGTTACACTTCTCTCAAAGGAAAAAGGAAAGTCTGCAATTCTGGCGGGAGGAACCGATCTTCTCGTCCGCATGAAGGGGGGCTTCATCGAGCCTGACCTCATCGTCGACATCAAGCATATCCCGCAGATGCGGCAGATCAAGAAGACCGCCTCCGGTTTCCAGGTTGGTGCTGCGGTCTCGGGCGTCGAGCTCGGTGAAAGCGCGGTCAAGAAAGCCTGGCCAGGCGTCGTCGAGGCGGCGAATCTCATCGGCTCGAAGCAGGTGCAGGGTCGCTGCACCATGGTGGGCAACCTCTGCAATGCATCGCCCGCCGCCGACAGCGTTCCGGCTCTCATCGCCGCAGGCGCGCAGGCCGTCATTGTTGGGCCGAAAAAGAAGCGCACCGTCCCGGTCGAGAAAATTCCGACCGGTCCGGGCCGCACAAGCCTCGCCAAGGGCGAAATCGTCGAATCGCTGCTGTTGCCCAAGCGCCCGGCGCGCTCGGGCGATGCCTATCTGCGCTTCATCCCGCGCTCCGAAATGGACATCGCGGTGGTGTCGGCCGGCGTCAATCTCGTGCTCGACGCGAAGGGTGTGATCAAAGAGGCGCGCGTGGCGCTGGGCGCCGTCGCGCCGACCGTGCTGCTGGTAGCGCCTGCCGCCAAGGCCATCATCGGCAGCAAGCTCGACGATGAAGCGCTCGACAGGCTCGCCGCGGCATGTTCGGCCGCCTGCTCGCCGATCGACGATAAGCGCGGAACCATCGAATTCAGAACCAAAGTCGCAGGCGTGCTGGCAAAGCGGGCTGCAAAAATCGCGTATCAGCGCGCAGGAGGCAAATAA
- a CDS encoding 4-hydroxyproline epimerase, translating into MARSTFFCIDAHTCGNPVRVITGGSVPRLDGVTMFERRQHFLEHYDWIRTGLMFEPRGHDMMSGAILYPPTREDCDVGILFIETSGCLPMCGHGTIGTVTVIIEQGLVVPKTPGLLRLDTPAGLVEAHFEKTGNHVERVRIVNVPSFLLGRAYPIAVEGLGELHVDIAYGGNFYAIVEAQQNYFDLAETKPADLLRWSPQLRDAFNKRHKIAHPANPAIDRLTHVLWTGKPQTRGGSARNAVFYGDKAIDRSPCGTGTSARMAQLAATGRLGDKDVFVHESIIGSIFKGRIKGHTKVGDLDAIIPSIEGWARITGLNTIFLDDNDPYVKGFQVV; encoded by the coding sequence ATGGCCAGATCTACATTTTTCTGCATCGACGCGCATACCTGCGGCAATCCGGTGCGGGTCATCACCGGCGGCAGCGTGCCGAGGCTCGACGGCGTCACGATGTTCGAGCGCCGCCAGCATTTTCTTGAGCATTATGACTGGATTCGCACCGGGCTGATGTTCGAACCGCGCGGCCATGACATGATGTCGGGTGCGATTCTCTATCCGCCCACACGCGAAGATTGCGATGTCGGCATCCTCTTCATCGAGACCTCGGGCTGCCTGCCCATGTGCGGTCATGGAACAATCGGCACCGTCACGGTCATCATTGAACAAGGGCTAGTCGTACCAAAGACGCCGGGACTCCTGCGTCTCGACACACCTGCGGGTCTCGTCGAGGCGCATTTTGAGAAGACCGGGAACCATGTCGAGCGCGTGCGCATCGTCAATGTCCCCTCCTTTCTCCTGGGCCGCGCCTATCCGATCGCCGTCGAGGGCCTGGGCGAACTTCACGTCGATATCGCCTATGGGGGCAATTTCTACGCGATCGTCGAGGCCCAGCAGAACTACTTCGACCTGGCCGAGACAAAGCCCGCCGATCTCCTGCGCTGGTCGCCGCAGCTCAGGGATGCATTCAACAAACGCCATAAGATCGCGCATCCGGCAAACCCCGCCATCGACCGCCTCACTCATGTGCTGTGGACCGGCAAGCCGCAGACGAGAGGCGGCTCGGCCCGAAACGCCGTCTTCTATGGCGACAAGGCGATCGACCGCTCCCCCTGCGGCACCGGCACCTCGGCGCGCATGGCGCAGCTCGCAGCGACGGGCCGGCTCGGCGACAAGGATGTCTTCGTGCATGAATCGATCATCGGCTCGATCTTCAAGGGCCGCATCAAAGGCCACACCAAGGTTGGTGATCTCGACGCGATCATCCCCTCGATCGAAGGCTGGGCCCGCATCACCGGCCTAAACACCATCTTCCTCGATGACAACGATCCCTATGTGAAGGGCTTCCAGGTGGTTTGA
- a CDS encoding phosphotransferase family protein, which produces MTQDITPYRDAVIRVFPDLATASFRPLTMGFHSLALDVDDRLIFKFPRGEEAEEALRREARILAAIRPHVTLPVPDLDLIEEPMLFSRHTKIKGEHLVREQYEKLPTTTRDCLADDLAQFYAELHALDPAILRAAGATAILPWRPLADIRSKALPLVPAEYRALCERTLDAYEALTPDPLGATYGFFDGHGWNMAFDHGNQRINGVYDFADSGFGPLHQDFIYSSLIAPQLTLMIAERYGRMTGNSMEPERIGILIGMHRLSDLAELADDPHYVEMLRDHLAVWARDRHIFG; this is translated from the coding sequence ATGACTCAGGACATTACCCCTTACCGCGATGCCGTCATTCGCGTGTTTCCGGATCTGGCGACCGCCAGCTTCCGCCCGCTCACCATGGGCTTTCATTCCCTGGCGCTCGACGTCGACGATCGCCTGATCTTCAAGTTCCCGCGCGGCGAAGAGGCCGAGGAGGCCTTGCGCCGCGAAGCCCGCATCCTTGCCGCCATCCGCCCGCATGTCACGCTGCCGGTGCCGGATCTCGATTTGATCGAGGAGCCGATGCTCTTCTCACGCCATACGAAGATAAAGGGCGAGCATCTCGTCAGGGAACAATATGAGAAGCTGCCAACGACAACGCGCGACTGTCTCGCCGATGACCTGGCGCAGTTCTATGCCGAATTACACGCGCTCGATCCGGCGATCCTGCGTGCCGCCGGCGCGACGGCGATACTGCCCTGGCGCCCCCTCGCTGATATCCGTTCCAAGGCGCTGCCGCTCGTGCCGGCCGAATATCGAGCACTTTGTGAAAGAACGCTCGATGCCTATGAGGCTCTGACGCCTGATCCCTTGGGCGCGACCTACGGCTTCTTCGACGGACATGGCTGGAACATGGCCTTCGATCACGGGAACCAGCGCATCAATGGAGTCTACGATTTCGCCGATTCAGGTTTCGGACCGCTGCATCAGGATTTCATCTATTCCTCGCTCATAGCGCCGCAGCTGACGCTAATGATCGCCGAGCGATATGGACGTATGACAGGAAATTCGATGGAGCCTGAGCGCATCGGCATATTGATCGGCATGCACAGGCTGTCGGACCTCGCCGAGCTCGCCGACGATCCACATTATGTGGAGATGCTGCGTGATCATCTGGCTGTTTGGGCCAGGGATCGCCACATTTTCGGCTAG